The sequence GGCGGCAGAACGAGCAGCAGCGAGCCGTTCCTCGCGAGCGTGCAACCGAAGATCGCGGTGGTATCCGCAGGCTACCGAAACCGCTTTCGGCATCCGCATCAGGAGACGTTGGACCGATACCACGCGATTGCCGGCGACCTGTACAGGACCGACCGGGATGGCGCCGTCACCATCACAAGTGACGGGAACACCGTCGAGGTGGCGACCTTTCGGCAGTCCCATCGGTAGCGATGCCGGTTACGCCGACATCATGGTCTCCTGCGACTACTCGAAGACAAAGATGATCCTCTTCGACCGGCCCTACGTCCTCCTGGAGTGTATAGGCAGAGGCTTCTTCGTACTCTTGCTCTACTTCGGGGCGATCGTCCTGGTATGGGGACGGCCGGAGCCCTTCGACATGCTCGGAATCGACGCGGTGGACCGAAACGAGCCTTGCCCATGCGGTTGTGACTCATCGCAATCCGCCTGAGGAGCTTTTGGGCTTGCGCTATATTGTAGATCGATATACAGTAAACTTCATGATCAAGACCTTCCGCAATCGCGACACGCAGGCGTTGTTCAAAGGTCGTTGCCCGCGCCGCTGGCAGGCCATCCGGCAAGCGGCGGAGCGCAAGCTCGCCCAATTGCATGCCGCGGCCACGCTGGACTTTCTACGCTCGCCGCCAGGCAATCGGCTGGAGGCCTTGAAAGGCGACCGCATGGGCGGGTGGAGCATTCGCATCAACGATCAGTGGCGAGTATGCTTTCGCTGGGCTGAAGGAGATGTGTGTGATGTCGAGATCGTGGACTATCACTGAGGAGACGTTGCCATGATGAAGAACCGCATGCGGCCGATCCACCCAGGCGAGATTCTGCGCGAAGAGTATATGGTGCCGCTTGGGATCTCTGCCAATGGACTGGCGCGGGCGCTGGGTGTCACTCCTGCTCGTATCAACGATATCGTAAGGCAGAAGCGTGGGATCACGGGCGACACGGCCTTGCGTCTCGCGCGCTATTTCGGAACCGATCCACAGTCCTGGTTGAACCTGCAAACCGCATACGATTTGCGGGTGACAGAGCTGGCATCCGGTGACGCGATTGAGCGCCAGGTAAGGCCCCGCGAGGCAGCTTGAATGCGACGCGACGCAGATCCCCACCCTGTCGAGTGGGCGCGGATCGGCATGGCGGCCCTGCGGCGGGAGGCGGCCTGCTGGTGATACGGAAGCGCTCAGTGTAGGTCGGGTCAGTGTCGCGTAACCCGACATCCACCTGCGCGCCGTCTGGTTACGGCCTGAACGGCCTCACCCGACCTACGATGCTTCCTTCTGGTCTACGCCGTGCACGTCCCTGTTGGCGTTCCCTTCACCTACCTAATCGCCTACGTCCAGGTCTCCGGCGCCGCCGTCGGCATCCCCGATTTCGCAGCCGACTTGACGCCTTCCTTATGGTACCCACTTGTGTGTGAGGCCGCGGAAGGCCGGAAAAATGGCCGGTGAAAGGGTTTGACAAAGCCAAGAGGCGTGTGTTAAGAAACCCGCATGGCCACTATCCCGCTGCCGAAAATCTATACGATCAGCGATCTGACTGCTGAGATTCGCGCGACCCTTGAGGGCTCGTTTGCCGGAATTTGGGTAACGGGAGAGATGTCGAATTTTCATCAGCACTCATCCGGGCATATGTATTTCAGTCTCAAGGATGAGACGAGTCAGATCCGGGCGGTCATGTTTCGGACGGCCAACCGGCAGCTCAAGTTCCAGCCAAAGGACGGGCTGGCGTTGTTGGTGTACGGCGAACTCAGCGTGTACGAGCGCCGTGGTGAATATCAGATTGTTGCGGAGTACATGGAACCGAAGGGCCTGGGGGCCTTGCAACTGGCGTTTGAACAGCTTAAGGAGAGGCTGCAGGCGGAAGGGCTGTTTGATGATGCTAGAAAACGGCCGATCCCGATGTTACCGAGGCGAATCGGGGTCGTGACGTCACCAACAGGGGCCGCCGTTCGCGATATCCTTCATGTGCTCCGACGACGTTTTGCCGGCGTCGATGTGCTGATCTATCCCGTGGCGGTTCAGGGTGATCAGGCAGCCCCGGAGATCGTCGAGGCGCTCGGCGAATTGAATCGGCGGGGGGGATTAGACGTCGTCATTGTCGCCAGGGGGGGTGGCTCGGTTGAGGACCTGCAGGCCTTTAACGAGGAGATGGTCGCCAGAGCGATTGCGGCCTCCAGGATCCCGGTCATCTCGGCCGTCGGGCATGAGATCGATTACACCATCGCCGATTTCGTAGCCGACCTTCGCGCCCCGACACCGTCTGCGGCTGCAGAGTTGGTCATTGCCAGGCAGGACGAGCTCATGCAGCGGCTTGACGATCTGGGGTCACGGATGGCCGGCATCATGCGATCGAGGCTGCACGGTTTGAGGGTTCGGATCGGCGGGCTGGATCGGCACCTGCGACTGCTCAATCCGATCGAGCGGATTCGGGCGCAGCGGCGTTGCTTGACGGATCGCTGGCAGAATCTGACGGCTCTCGCCGATCGACGGTTAACGGCTCTCCGCAGTAGATTGCAGACAACCGCAGGCAAGCTGGATGCGTTGAGCCCGCTGGCGATCCTCCATCGAGGTTATAGTATTTGCCTGCGGCTTCCCGGCCATGAGATTATAAAAGACGGCTCAGCGGTGAAGACGGGCGATGTGATTGAGGTACGTCTCCATCGCGGCCGGTTGCGCTGTGATGTCCGCGAGGTCCAGGCCGAAGGAGGGTAGGAGCCGTCATGGAGGAGATCCGATTTGAAGAGGCGCTCAAACAGCTCGAGGCGATTGTGTCCCGCCTCGAAATCGGAGACCTCCCTCTTGAGGAGGCGCTGTCGATTTTTGAAGAAGGCGTTCGGCTGACTAAACTGTGTTCGACTCGGCTGAGCGAAGCAGAGCAGCGTGTGAATATCCTGGCACGTAACGCGGAATCCTCCACCGGTAGACTTGAAGAACAGCCGTTTGAAGAGGATGAAGAAGAGACATAAGACAGTTCAACGTTCAAAGTTCAACGTTCAAGGTTCAATGTTCAAAGGAAGTGCAGTGACGGCGGAAGAGTTGAAGCAGTACCTGGAGGAGCGGCGGCTGCTGATTGATGAGGCGCTGGACAGGTATCTTCCCGGGACCGGCGACTCCCCGAAGGAGATCCACGAGGCGGTCCGTTACAGTGTCTTTGCAGGGGGCAAGCGACTGCGACCAATCCTGATCCTGGCGGCGGCAGAGGCCGCAGGCGGACAGGTGGAGCAGGCGCTTGCAGCGGCGGCCGCCATCGAGCTGATTCATACCTATTCCCTGATTCACGACGACCTGCCGGCCATGGACGATGACGACTATCGCCGTGGGCGACTGACCTGCCACAAGGTCTACGGCGAGGCGATGGCCATCCTGGCGGGCGATGCGCTGCTGACGCAGGCATTCATCCTGCTGTCGACGGCAATCCCCCCGTGCCCCCCTTTGGTAAAGGGGGAGTGGGGGGATTTGGAGGGGGTGCCTGGTCCTGAGGCTCGGCTTACAGTCATCCAGGAGATTGCCCAGGCCGCGGGCAGCAAAGGGATGGTCGGCGGTCAGGTTGTGGACATGCTGCATGAGGATCGGGAGGTCGATCTGCCGACACTCACGTATCTGCACGAGCACAAGACCGGCGCCTTGATCCGGGTGTGCCTGCGTGTGGGAGGTATCCTTGCGTCAGCCGGATCGGAGCAGATGGAGGCCCTTACCCGCTATGGCGAGCGGATCGGGCTCGCCTTTCAGATCGTAGACGATATCCTGGATCTGGAGGGGAGTCTGGAGGCCCTGGGGAAGCGGGCTGGGAGCGATCTCCGCAAGAAGAAGGCCACCTTCCCGGCCCTACTCGGGATCGAGGAGTCGCGACGATGGGCCCATCGATTAGTATCGGAGGCGAAGCAGACCGTGGCCGTCTTTGGTGACCGCGGGGTGGCGCTGCAGGCGATTGCTGAGTTCGTTGTCATGCGCCGGGGGTAATGGCACATCACGAACCCTGTCCCAAGCATGATCGAAGGATTGGTTCAGGTGGCCCCATCTGTCGTTGACTGCCCCGCAAACAGAAGGGCCAAGCGGGTCCGGCTGGATCTTGCCGTGCAGGCGCAAGGTCTGACGGCAAGCCGCGAGCGAGCCAGGGCGCTAATTCTGGCCGGCCAGGTGCTGGTTGATGACCGCGTAGCGGACAAAGCGGGGACCCTGGTCGCGGAAGACGCGCAGATTGCGCTTAAGGCCCCCGAACATCCGTACGTGGGGCGCGGGGGCGTCAAGCTTCATGGCGCCATAGAGAAGTTCGCTATCCCCGTCATCGGGCGCGTCTGCCTCGATCTGGGCGCATCAACAGGGGGGTTTACCGACTGCCTGCTTCGGCATGGCGCCGCCCGCGTCTATGCCGTTGATGTCGGGCGTGGACAGCTCGACGTGAAACTCAGGACCGATCCCAGGGTCACTGTCATGGAACGGACCCACGTACTGACGTTGACGTCGGCCGACTTTCCGGACCGGCCGGACCTTGCCACGGTGGATCTCTCATTTATCTCTCTTGCCACGATTCTTCCAGTCCTTCCCCCGCTTCTTACCGATTCCGGTGAAATCCTGGCGCTGATCAAGCCTCAGTTCGAGGTCGGCAAGGGGCATGTCGGAAAGGGTGGTGTGGTCCGTGACCCAGGGGCGCATCGGCAGGTCATTATGAAAGTCGGCAAACGCGCCTCCGAACTGGGGTTCAAGATTCTTGGCGCGGTTCCTTCCTGCCTGCTTGGGCCGAAGGGGAACCGCGAGTTTTTTATCTACGCGAGTAGGACCGGAACAGGCATGACTCCAGAAGAAGCGGCCGAACAGGCTGTGGGAGCCTGCCAGGGCGCTCATACACCCTGCGCCCCACACCCCACACCCTAAACCCTACACCCTGAAGGGAGGGTGCATGAAACGGATCGGCATTATCGCCAAGTTTCATAAGCCTGAGGCCAAGACTATCCTGACAGAGCTGGTTCCGTGGCTCACGGCCAGGGGTGTGGAAGCGGTTCTGGATGAAGAGACCGCCAAGTTGGCCGGGATCGCCGGTGGTCAGCCGAAGCCTGATCTGCCAGGGCTTGTGGATCTCCTCCTGGTTCTTGGGGGGGACGGGACGCTTTTGTCCGTGGCGCGCCTGATCGGAACGCGGGACGTACCGATCCTTGGCGTGAACCTCGGCGGTCTTGGATTTTTGACCGAGGTGACCCTTGAGGAGATCTATTCAACCCTGGATGCGGTCTTACAGGGAAGCTACGAAGTCACCCACCGGATTCTGCTGACCGCGACGGTCCACCGGCAGGGAGAGCGGATCGCGGAGTATGTCGCACTGAACGACGCAGTCATCAATAAAGGCGTTCTGGCCCGGATGATCGAGCTGGAGACCTACATCGACGGACAATATGTCACGACCTTCCGCGCCGACGGCCTGATCCTTTCCACCCCGACCGGCTCCACCGCCTATTGCCTGGCGGCCGGCGGTCCGATCGTCTACCCGACGCTTCGCGCGCTTGTCGTCACTCCGATCTGTCCCCATACACTCACCCTCCGTCCTATTGTGATCCCGGATGCCGCAAAGATAGAGATCGTCCAGAGCTCGACGGACGAAAACACCTGCCTGACCATGGACGGCCAGGTTGGGTTTACCCTTCGCCATCGCGACGTGATCAAGGTCGGTCGCTCGGACCATACCATCACGCTGCTCAAAGCGCCCGGGAAAGACTACTTCCAGATCCTTCGTACAAAGCTGAAATGGGGCGAGCGGTAACGCCGTGCTCCGTGAGTTAAGTCTGACGAATTTCGCCCTGATCGACGAGCTCCGGGTGGAGTTCGGCTCTGGCTTGAATGTCCTCACGGGTGAGACAGGTGCCGGGAAGTCGATCATCATCGATGCCTTAGGGCTTGCGCTGGGGACGAGGGGCGAGGCGGAGCAGATCCGTACCGGGGCCGAAGGCGCGACGGTGGAAGCTGCGTTCGATCTGCAGGGCGATGAGCCTCGTCGACTGCTCAGCG comes from Candidatus Methylomirabilis tolerans and encodes:
- a CDS encoding type II toxin-antitoxin system RelE/ParE family toxin yields the protein MIKTFRNRDTQALFKGRCPRRWQAIRQAAERKLAQLHAAATLDFLRSPPGNRLEALKGDRMGGWSIRINDQWRVCFRWAEGDVCDVEIVDYH
- a CDS encoding HigA family addiction module antidote protein codes for the protein MMKNRMRPIHPGEILREEYMVPLGISANGLARALGVTPARINDIVRQKRGITGDTALRLARYFGTDPQSWLNLQTAYDLRVTELASGDAIERQVRPREAA
- the xseA gene encoding exodeoxyribonuclease VII large subunit, which encodes MATIPLPKIYTISDLTAEIRATLEGSFAGIWVTGEMSNFHQHSSGHMYFSLKDETSQIRAVMFRTANRQLKFQPKDGLALLVYGELSVYERRGEYQIVAEYMEPKGLGALQLAFEQLKERLQAEGLFDDARKRPIPMLPRRIGVVTSPTGAAVRDILHVLRRRFAGVDVLIYPVAVQGDQAAPEIVEALGELNRRGGLDVVIVARGGGSVEDLQAFNEEMVARAIAASRIPVISAVGHEIDYTIADFVADLRAPTPSAAAELVIARQDELMQRLDDLGSRMAGIMRSRLHGLRVRIGGLDRHLRLLNPIERIRAQRRCLTDRWQNLTALADRRLTALRSRLQTTAGKLDALSPLAILHRGYSICLRLPGHEIIKDGSAVKTGDVIEVRLHRGRLRCDVREVQAEGG
- a CDS encoding exodeoxyribonuclease VII small subunit yields the protein MEEIRFEEALKQLEAIVSRLEIGDLPLEEALSIFEEGVRLTKLCSTRLSEAEQRVNILARNAESSTGRLEEQPFEEDEEET
- a CDS encoding polyprenyl synthetase family protein yields the protein MFKGSAVTAEELKQYLEERRLLIDEALDRYLPGTGDSPKEIHEAVRYSVFAGGKRLRPILILAAAEAAGGQVEQALAAAAAIELIHTYSLIHDDLPAMDDDDYRRGRLTCHKVYGEAMAILAGDALLTQAFILLSTAIPPCPPLVKGEWGDLEGVPGPEARLTVIQEIAQAAGSKGMVGGQVVDMLHEDREVDLPTLTYLHEHKTGALIRVCLRVGGILASAGSEQMEALTRYGERIGLAFQIVDDILDLEGSLEALGKRAGSDLRKKKATFPALLGIEESRRWAHRLVSEAKQTVAVFGDRGVALQAIAEFVVMRRG
- a CDS encoding TlyA family RNA methyltransferase, whose protein sequence is MIEGLVQVAPSVVDCPANRRAKRVRLDLAVQAQGLTASRERARALILAGQVLVDDRVADKAGTLVAEDAQIALKAPEHPYVGRGGVKLHGAIEKFAIPVIGRVCLDLGASTGGFTDCLLRHGAARVYAVDVGRGQLDVKLRTDPRVTVMERTHVLTLTSADFPDRPDLATVDLSFISLATILPVLPPLLTDSGEILALIKPQFEVGKGHVGKGGVVRDPGAHRQVIMKVGKRASELGFKILGAVPSCLLGPKGNREFFIYASRTGTGMTPEEAAEQAVGACQGAHTPCAPHPTP
- a CDS encoding NAD(+)/NADH kinase; amino-acid sequence: MKRIGIIAKFHKPEAKTILTELVPWLTARGVEAVLDEETAKLAGIAGGQPKPDLPGLVDLLLVLGGDGTLLSVARLIGTRDVPILGVNLGGLGFLTEVTLEEIYSTLDAVLQGSYEVTHRILLTATVHRQGERIAEYVALNDAVINKGVLARMIELETYIDGQYVTTFRADGLILSTPTGSTAYCLAAGGPIVYPTLRALVVTPICPHTLTLRPIVIPDAAKIEIVQSSTDENTCLTMDGQVGFTLRHRDVIKVGRSDHTITLLKAPGKDYFQILRTKLKWGER